The proteins below are encoded in one region of Corynebacterium felinum:
- a CDS encoding DUF3159 domain-containing protein has product MNEHEHVDFHAENGAQHSESPEVETAESESDTPTLLDQMGGLGGLVSSTLPILVFVPVNNKWGLNAALVSALIIATVILLWRIARKENLQPAISGFFGVGIGAAIAWYTGSAKGYFLYGIWMSLLYAGVFFVSILVRWPLVGVIWKGINGDGMDWRKTPAALYAYMWATGAWATVFLMRFIVQNNFYNADDTNALAIARIVMGWPLTGLVMLFTVFMVKKAAAATSASTQLEK; this is encoded by the coding sequence ATGAACGAACACGAGCACGTCGACTTTCACGCAGAAAACGGCGCCCAGCATTCCGAATCGCCAGAAGTAGAAACTGCGGAATCGGAGAGCGACACTCCCACGTTATTGGATCAAATGGGTGGGCTTGGGGGCCTAGTGTCCTCCACCTTGCCAATCTTGGTGTTTGTTCCAGTGAACAACAAGTGGGGGTTGAATGCTGCACTTGTGTCGGCCCTGATCATCGCCACAGTTATTTTGCTGTGGCGAATCGCCCGTAAAGAAAATCTCCAGCCGGCCATTTCAGGGTTCTTCGGCGTTGGCATCGGTGCCGCCATCGCGTGGTACACAGGCTCAGCAAAAGGCTACTTCCTCTATGGCATTTGGATGTCTTTGCTCTATGCGGGCGTGTTCTTCGTCTCTATCCTGGTCCGCTGGCCTTTGGTCGGCGTGATCTGGAAAGGCATCAATGGCGATGGTATGGATTGGCGCAAAACCCCTGCTGCCTTGTACGCCTACATGTGGGCGACCGGGGCGTGGGCGACCGTGTTCCTTATGCGCTTTATTGTGCAAAACAATTTCTACAATGCCGACGATACTAATGCGCTCGCGATTGCGCGTATTGTCATGGGGTGGCCTTTAACTGGTCTCGTGATGCTCTTTACCGTGTTCATGGTGAAGAAAGCAGCTGCGGCAACGTCTGCGTCGACCCAGCTGGAAAAGTAG
- a CDS encoding DUF3710 domain-containing protein yields the protein MALWPFGKKKEDDAAAHTSAEMETQPVDETIDLVGKNLTDNEAAFEGDDDDLLAPDPIHDAVEGESGPFDGDTVAFEDFDFSDFGQGALNLGSLLIPLPHGSEVQVEMGPEGPSMLHILTQYGRCTPVAFAAPRSPGQWRETVRELSEDMRSQGLEVTIEYGPWGREIVGSREDGGGIVRILGVDGPRWMLRMTLAAPTEHADAMAQLGREITARTFVYRGSEPILAGTSLPVALPQPLAEQVQKEMERRQRAQNQAQTTAQGFPNNPSPFGTPGN from the coding sequence ATGGCATTATGGCCCTTTGGTAAGAAAAAAGAGGACGACGCCGCCGCCCACACCAGCGCTGAGATGGAAACCCAGCCAGTAGATGAAACCATTGATCTGGTTGGCAAGAACCTCACCGATAACGAGGCTGCGTTTGAGGGCGACGATGATGACCTACTCGCACCAGACCCCATTCATGATGCAGTTGAGGGTGAATCCGGTCCCTTCGATGGGGATACCGTCGCCTTCGAGGATTTTGACTTCAGCGATTTCGGCCAAGGCGCACTCAATCTTGGGTCCCTGCTCATTCCACTTCCCCACGGAAGTGAAGTACAGGTTGAGATGGGTCCTGAGGGCCCAAGCATGCTGCACATCCTCACCCAGTACGGTCGTTGCACCCCAGTAGCCTTCGCTGCGCCCCGCAGCCCAGGCCAGTGGCGTGAAACTGTGCGCGAACTCTCCGAAGACATGCGCTCCCAAGGCCTTGAAGTCACCATTGAATACGGCCCTTGGGGTCGCGAAATCGTAGGATCGCGCGAAGATGGTGGCGGAATCGTGCGCATTCTCGGCGTCGATGGCCCACGGTGGATGCTGCGCATGACACTCGCCGCCCCAACCGAGCATGCTGACGCAATGGCTCAATTGGGTCGTGAAATCACTGCCCGCACTTTCGTTTATCGTGGCAGCGAACCAATCTTGGCGGGCACCTCCCTTCCGGTGGCACTACCACAGCCTTTGGCGGAGCAGGTGCAAAAAGAAATGGAACGTCGCCAGCGGGCCCAAAACCAAGCACAAACAACGGCGCAGGGTTTCCCCAACAACCCGAGCCCATTTGGTACCCCAGGGAATTAA
- a CDS encoding DUF3093 domain-containing protein → MSDTQTQNGPKILYSERQWVPWYWWLIAAFIVALISAQLSFNRSVLWLYIPAITLSCLAVWVLLSMSDTRVRVELDPDGTRWLVTGQANLPNTVVPRSLAVPATAKRNAMGRQLDPAAFVVSHGWVPEMVMLVLDDPEDPTPYWLIATRNPEALLQAFVPEQAESATKSLRTH, encoded by the coding sequence GTGAGTGATACGCAAACGCAAAATGGTCCGAAGATCCTGTACTCGGAGCGCCAATGGGTGCCGTGGTACTGGTGGCTGATCGCCGCATTTATTGTGGCGTTAATTTCTGCCCAATTGAGTTTCAATCGTTCTGTTTTGTGGCTGTATATTCCCGCGATCACACTGAGCTGTTTAGCTGTTTGGGTGCTGTTGAGCATGTCCGACACTCGGGTTCGAGTTGAGCTTGATCCTGATGGCACGCGCTGGTTGGTTACTGGCCAGGCAAATTTGCCGAATACTGTTGTTCCTCGTTCTTTGGCTGTTCCCGCCACTGCAAAGCGTAATGCTATGGGACGTCAGTTGGACCCGGCTGCGTTCGTGGTCTCCCATGGCTGGGTGCCGGAGATGGTGATGCTGGTTCTGGACGATCCTGAAGACCCCACCCCTTATTGGTTGATTGCCACCCGCAACCCTGAGGCTTTACTGCAAGCTTTTGTTCCTGAACAGGCTGAAAGCGCAACGAAGAGTTTGCGCACGCATTAG
- the dut gene encoding dUTP diphosphatase, translated as MTSIRLKRLDKQLPVPTRAHRGDAGVDLYAAVDVELQPGHRALVPTGVAIALPLGTVGLVHPRSGRALKEGLSIVNAPGTIDADYRGELKVCLINLDPTTPIRIERGERIAQLVVQKVELFDFEEVEELDQTVRGDQGHGSTGVH; from the coding sequence GTGACCAGCATTCGGCTCAAGCGACTCGACAAACAACTGCCGGTGCCCACTCGTGCGCACCGCGGTGATGCCGGCGTGGATCTTTATGCCGCAGTCGATGTTGAACTGCAGCCAGGACATCGCGCACTCGTACCCACCGGTGTTGCTATCGCCCTGCCACTGGGCACTGTGGGTCTTGTCCACCCACGTTCCGGCCGAGCGCTAAAAGAAGGCTTGTCTATTGTCAATGCCCCTGGCACCATTGACGCTGACTACCGTGGTGAATTGAAGGTGTGCCTGATCAACCTGGACCCCACCACACCTATTCGCATTGAGCGTGGTGAGCGCATCGCACAGCTGGTAGTGCAAAAGGTTGAACTGTTCGACTTTGAAGAGGTCGAAGAACTCGATCAGACAGTGCGCGGCGATCAAGGACACGGCTCTACAGGCGTGCACTAA
- the dxs gene encoding 1-deoxy-D-xylulose-5-phosphate synthase has translation MSILSTISAPADLKNLDLGQLEQLSHEIRQFLVSKVSVTGGHLGPNLGVVELTIALHRVFSSPQDPIIFDTSHQSYVHKILTGRADQFDTLRQKGGLSGYTSRAESEHDWTESSHASAALSYADGLAKAFEIKGEKDRTVVAVVGDGALTGGMCWEALNNIAASKKRKVVVVVNDNGRSYSPTIGGFAENLKNLRIQSSYDKVMEHGKSTLKSLGWVGERTFEALHAFKEGVKSTVIPTEMFNELGMKYVGPVNGHDSKALEAALKYARDFEGPLIVHVVTEKGRGYAPAENDVAELMHSTGAINPETGLPLKISKPDWTSVFSAALVEAGQRRDDIVAITAAMAGPTGLTAFQQEFPERFFDVGIAEQHALTSAAGLALGGLHPVVAIYATFLNRAFDQLLMDVALLKQPVTVVLDRAGVTGSDGASHNGVWDFSITGTVPGIRVAAPRDGVQLKELFDEALEVAGPTVVRFPKGELASPRAALSRLADGVEILHGEHSAQGEDQPKVLIVAVGPMVHAALSAAVQLEQRGCAVTVVDPRWVVPIPASVVDLAQSHDVVITVEDGVLQGGVGTMVASAMSTAGIDTPIRHCAFPMIFPEHATRPEILADVGLDEAGIIQSCRSWVEELFPATTPTH, from the coding sequence ATGAGTATTCTCTCTACTATTTCAGCCCCGGCTGACCTAAAGAACCTTGACTTAGGTCAACTTGAGCAGCTCTCTCATGAGATCCGCCAGTTCCTTGTGAGCAAGGTGTCGGTTACTGGCGGGCACCTAGGCCCGAATCTAGGTGTTGTGGAACTCACCATTGCCTTGCATCGGGTTTTTTCTTCCCCACAGGACCCGATTATTTTTGACACCAGCCATCAGTCTTATGTGCACAAGATCTTGACTGGCCGGGCGGATCAATTTGATACGCTGCGACAAAAAGGTGGTCTGAGTGGCTACACGTCGCGTGCAGAGTCAGAGCATGATTGGACTGAATCGTCACATGCTTCGGCCGCGTTGAGTTATGCCGACGGTTTGGCTAAAGCCTTTGAAATCAAGGGTGAAAAAGACCGCACTGTGGTTGCGGTGGTAGGCGATGGTGCCTTAACTGGCGGCATGTGTTGGGAAGCGCTGAACAACATTGCAGCGTCGAAGAAACGCAAAGTGGTCGTGGTAGTCAACGATAATGGCCGTAGTTATTCCCCAACTATTGGTGGTTTTGCGGAGAATTTGAAAAATCTGCGCATTCAAAGCTCCTATGACAAGGTCATGGAACATGGTAAGTCCACATTAAAATCCTTGGGTTGGGTGGGGGAGCGCACCTTTGAGGCCCTGCACGCTTTCAAGGAAGGCGTGAAGTCCACGGTGATCCCTACCGAAATGTTCAATGAGCTTGGCATGAAATATGTTGGCCCAGTAAATGGACATGATTCAAAAGCTCTTGAAGCTGCGCTTAAGTATGCACGCGATTTTGAGGGACCCTTGATTGTGCACGTGGTTACTGAGAAGGGTCGTGGTTACGCGCCGGCGGAAAACGATGTGGCGGAACTGATGCATTCAACTGGTGCCATCAACCCTGAGACCGGGTTGCCGCTGAAGATTAGCAAACCGGATTGGACCTCTGTTTTTAGTGCAGCTTTAGTGGAGGCTGGACAGCGCCGTGACGATATCGTTGCCATTACCGCGGCGATGGCTGGCCCAACTGGTTTGACTGCGTTTCAGCAGGAGTTCCCTGAGCGCTTTTTCGACGTCGGTATCGCTGAGCAGCATGCGTTGACCTCAGCTGCTGGTTTAGCTTTGGGTGGTTTGCATCCAGTTGTGGCTATTTACGCCACATTTTTAAACCGTGCGTTTGATCAGCTGTTGATGGATGTGGCATTGCTGAAGCAGCCGGTTACCGTGGTGCTCGACCGCGCTGGTGTGACTGGTTCAGATGGTGCGAGCCACAATGGTGTGTGGGATTTTTCGATCACGGGTACTGTTCCTGGTATCCGCGTGGCTGCGCCACGTGACGGTGTGCAGTTGAAAGAGCTTTTTGATGAAGCTCTTGAGGTTGCAGGACCCACGGTTGTGCGTTTCCCGAAGGGGGAGTTGGCTTCGCCTCGTGCGGCACTGTCTCGTTTGGCCGATGGCGTTGAGATTCTTCATGGTGAGCATTCTGCGCAGGGTGAGGATCAGCCGAAGGTACTGATTGTTGCAGTAGGCCCTATGGTTCACGCTGCGCTGTCGGCTGCTGTGCAGCTGGAGCAGCGAGGTTGCGCTGTCACGGTTGTGGATCCGCGGTGGGTTGTTCCCATTCCTGCGTCAGTGGTGGACTTGGCTCAATCACATGATGTGGTGATCACAGTTGAAGATGGTGTACTTCAAGGCGGTGTGGGGACGATGGTGGCGTCGGCCATGAGCACGGCAGGTATTGATACGCCGATTCGCCACTGTGCTTTCCCCATGATTTTCCCTGAGCATGCAACTCGCCCAGAGATTTTGGCGGACGTTGGCCTCGATGAGGCTGGGATTATTCAATCCTGTCGAAGCTGGGTTGAG
- a CDS encoding class I SAM-dependent RNA methyltransferase translates to MTINTEHQSSHALEKGTEATFDVTRCAHGGEGIAVFDGRVVFIRGAYPGDIVRAQIHTVKKNFAKAELIEVMTPSPLRVAQRCEAAAQGAGCCDFGDLDPEKEAEFKAEIVRGQLQKIGRVNPLPPIEVVDLAPNAGWRSRVRLGVDAHGRVGVRKAQSTDVVAGLTCAQVVPGLCDGVIGADAQRFTPGAEVIVVRDDAGARHVVEVRKASRGRRSETVTKVLEGSGVATQKVGAWDFEIPATAFWQAHTAAVSAYSTLIARWAQPAATQEDAQRPSPVVAWDLYGGVGAFAPALFNALGNAVEIHSVESSKSAALAGRKVLGDKVVFHSATVENVVSQLPKPQVVVLDPPRVGAGARVIEAVAQSRPKRVIHIGCDPATFARDVYTWSQQGYELAEAVVFNAFPGTHHCETIGLLLPKS, encoded by the coding sequence TTGACTATCAACACCGAACATCAGTCCTCGCACGCGCTCGAAAAGGGAACTGAGGCAACCTTCGACGTGACGCGCTGTGCACACGGGGGTGAAGGCATAGCAGTTTTCGACGGTCGTGTCGTCTTCATCCGCGGCGCCTACCCCGGTGATATCGTGCGCGCACAGATCCACACTGTGAAAAAGAACTTTGCCAAAGCTGAGCTTATCGAAGTGATGACACCGTCACCGTTGCGTGTTGCACAGCGATGCGAGGCTGCGGCGCAAGGCGCAGGCTGCTGCGATTTCGGGGATCTCGATCCGGAAAAAGAAGCTGAGTTCAAAGCAGAAATCGTGCGTGGCCAGCTGCAAAAAATTGGGCGCGTGAATCCGCTTCCACCTATTGAGGTCGTTGATCTCGCACCGAATGCTGGCTGGCGTAGTCGTGTGCGTTTGGGAGTTGATGCGCACGGTCGTGTGGGTGTGCGTAAGGCACAGTCGACCGATGTAGTTGCAGGTTTAACATGCGCTCAGGTGGTACCGGGACTGTGCGACGGTGTAATCGGTGCTGATGCTCAGCGATTCACCCCAGGTGCCGAGGTTATCGTTGTGCGTGACGACGCCGGTGCCCGCCACGTTGTCGAGGTGCGGAAAGCCTCCCGTGGGCGTCGCAGTGAAACAGTGACCAAGGTTTTAGAAGGTTCCGGTGTAGCAACGCAAAAGGTTGGGGCTTGGGACTTTGAGATCCCCGCGACGGCTTTCTGGCAGGCGCACACTGCAGCTGTGTCTGCCTACAGCACGCTCATCGCGCGGTGGGCACAACCTGCAGCAACCCAGGAAGATGCACAACGCCCGAGCCCCGTTGTTGCGTGGGACCTGTACGGTGGTGTGGGCGCATTCGCCCCAGCATTGTTTAACGCTTTGGGTAATGCTGTAGAGATTCACTCAGTGGAATCTTCCAAGAGTGCAGCACTAGCTGGGCGCAAGGTGTTGGGGGACAAAGTTGTTTTCCATTCGGCAACGGTTGAAAACGTGGTCAGCCAGCTGCCGAAGCCACAGGTAGTTGTGCTTGACCCACCGCGTGTGGGCGCGGGCGCACGTGTGATCGAAGCTGTGGCGCAGTCCCGCCCGAAACGCGTGATTCACATTGGCTGCGATCCGGCAACCTTTGCCCGCGATGTGTATACCTGGTCGCAGCAAGGCTATGAGTTGGCTGAAGCTGTTGTGTTTAATGCGTTCCCTGGCACTCATCACTGCGAAACAATTGGCCTGTTGTTGCCGAAAAGCTAA
- a CDS encoding DUF4193 domain-containing protein produces MATDYDAPRRRAEDELETDSLEGLKAAESVTNDMDDDGEIVDSFDIPSIDLTGEELNVTVIPRRADEFTCSSCFLVQRNNRIDHTEDDGSVICKDCA; encoded by the coding sequence ATGGCAACCGATTACGATGCACCACGCCGCCGCGCTGAAGACGAGCTTGAGACTGATTCTCTTGAAGGTCTCAAGGCAGCCGAGAGCGTAACCAATGATATGGATGACGACGGCGAGATTGTGGATTCTTTTGATATCCCGAGCATTGATTTGACCGGCGAAGAGCTTAATGTCACCGTCATTCCACGTCGCGCAGATGAGTTCACCTGCTCGTCTTGTTTCTTGGTTCAGCGCAACAACCGAATTGATCACACCGAGGACGATGGTTCTGTGATCTGTAAGGACTGCGCTTAA